The Natronoglycomyces albus genome has a segment encoding these proteins:
- a CDS encoding FAD-binding oxidoreductase: MTPYATLETVLRQQLLPPGSPGYATATETFFASPGRVPLAAVRPTSAEEVAVVVRETHHHGVPLTVRSGGHTPRAIADGSVTLDTRKLNALHMDPKGRIGTAGGGVLAGDYNAAAHQHELSTGFGDSPTVGIAGLTLGGGLGFLSRRDGLTIDNLRSADLVLADGSLVTASHEEHPELFWALRGGGGNFGVVTQLRYDLRPAGTITGGLLGFNADPDLLVAVTAAVAAAPRELGAMLNLMIVPPIPWIPEEIHGTLALMLFLCHSGSARDAEKVFAGLRALGQPIIDTVTQKPYPEMVEGPPAAPEKPRVAVSSGFISSIDRAWAASAIDAVETSAIELASIQLRFMGGAIAEVPPQGTAFAYRHHQASVAVVAGTYDPAKADEGAAWATRARSALGLTGLYGNFLGDRLTGDDVTNAFPGETLPRLREVKRRYDPDNVFFSNLNIDPA, encoded by the coding sequence ATGACCCCGTACGCCACCCTAGAGACCGTTCTACGCCAGCAACTGCTCCCGCCGGGCTCACCGGGCTATGCCACTGCCACTGAGACCTTCTTTGCTTCTCCTGGCCGTGTCCCGCTGGCAGCCGTGCGGCCGACCAGCGCCGAAGAGGTCGCCGTGGTGGTGCGCGAAACACACCACCACGGCGTGCCCTTGACCGTGCGCTCGGGCGGTCACACCCCTCGTGCCATCGCCGACGGGTCGGTAACCCTCGATACTCGCAAACTCAACGCCCTTCACATGGACCCCAAAGGGCGCATCGGCACGGCTGGTGGAGGCGTGCTAGCCGGGGACTATAATGCCGCCGCTCATCAGCACGAACTGAGCACCGGCTTCGGTGACTCTCCGACCGTGGGCATCGCCGGTCTCACCCTCGGCGGTGGACTCGGGTTCCTCAGCCGCCGAGATGGCCTCACCATCGACAACTTGCGCTCTGCGGATTTGGTCCTAGCTGACGGCAGTTTGGTGACCGCCAGCCACGAGGAACACCCCGAACTGTTCTGGGCACTGCGCGGAGGCGGCGGTAACTTCGGCGTGGTGACCCAGCTGCGCTATGACCTGCGGCCAGCCGGAACCATCACCGGCGGCCTACTGGGCTTCAACGCTGACCCGGACCTACTTGTCGCCGTCACAGCAGCGGTAGCGGCGGCGCCGCGAGAACTCGGGGCCATGCTGAATCTGATGATTGTTCCCCCTATTCCGTGGATCCCAGAAGAGATTCACGGAACTTTGGCGCTGATGCTCTTCCTGTGCCACTCTGGCAGCGCGCGCGACGCGGAAAAGGTCTTCGCAGGCTTGCGCGCATTGGGTCAACCGATCATCGACACAGTGACACAAAAGCCTTACCCGGAGATGGTCGAAGGTCCGCCTGCGGCTCCGGAGAAGCCTCGCGTAGCGGTGAGTTCGGGCTTTATCAGCAGTATCGACCGTGCATGGGCAGCCTCTGCGATCGACGCTGTCGAAACCTCGGCCATCGAACTGGCCTCTATCCAGCTGCGGTTTATGGGGGGAGCAATTGCCGAGGTGCCGCCGCAGGGCACCGCTTTCGCCTACCGGCACCACCAGGCCAGCGTCGCCGTCGTCGCTGGCACTTACGATCCCGCCAAAGCAGACGAAGGCGCCGCCTGGGCCACACGGGCCCGCTCCGCTCTTGGCCTGACCGGGCTTTATGGCAATTTCCTAGGCGATAGGCTCACCGGCGACGACGTGACCAACGCCTTTCCGGGTGAGACCCTCCCTCGGTTGCGCGAGGTGAAGCGCCGCTACGACCCGGATAATGTCTTCTTCTCCAACTTGAATATTGATCCGGCGTAG
- a CDS encoding ATP-binding cassette domain-containing protein, which translates to MTTTTPDVIRVRGARQNSLRNIDVDVPKHQLVVVTGVSGSGKSSLVFDTIAAESARQLNQTFSAFAQGRLPSYAQPDVDLLENLSAVIVVDQQRLSGGPRSTVGTISDIGARLRLLFSRVGEPAAGYSHAYSFNDPAGMCPHCQGLGIAATVVESELIDFSRSLNEGAITFPAFKPGTWLWKAYAKSGFFDPDMKIIDYPTDLRELFLHAPAGEHTPPAGMDAVGTSYEGILTRFNRIYLQREPDSFKGAQREAFERIVSRGLCPECHGSRLAAPARASLINGKSIADLNAMQISDLAEHVAKIDGENVAPLVTNLCVHLERMMTLGLGYLSLDRATSTLSGGEAQRIKMVRHLGSALADMLYVFDEPTVGLHPRDVAALGQLLLALRDRGNTVLVVEHDPDIMAIADHIIDLGPGAGTTGGQIIYQGDYAGLTQADTPTGFGLRVDAHAARPRREPHGWIDIVGATTNNLRDVSTGIPRGVMTTVTGVAGSGKSSLVLGNLPTVEPDAVVIDQRPIRGSRRSNPATFTGMLNLIRDVFAKSTGAPSGLFTPNSIGGCTACEGNGVIYTDLAFMDGVVTSCEVCQGRRFTPQAQEHTVAGANIADVFEMSVKEALDYFTQPKITRVLSRLHDVGLDYLTLGQTLTSLSGGERQRLKLANELATPGRTIILDEPTTGLHLADISRLVGLLDRLIDAGSTLVVIEHNLDIIAAADWIIDIGPEAGHDGGQVIFEGTPDQMTVDSNTHTAEHLRRHLAGRSRTPAAM; encoded by the coding sequence ATGACAACCACAACCCCCGACGTGATCCGCGTGCGCGGAGCCCGTCAAAACTCACTTCGCAACATTGACGTAGATGTACCCAAGCATCAGCTCGTAGTCGTCACCGGCGTGTCGGGCTCGGGCAAGTCCTCATTGGTGTTCGACACGATCGCGGCCGAATCAGCGCGCCAACTTAACCAGACATTTTCGGCATTCGCCCAAGGCCGGCTGCCTAGCTATGCCCAACCTGATGTGGACCTACTGGAGAATCTCTCGGCCGTCATCGTGGTTGACCAGCAGCGCCTCTCCGGTGGACCGCGCTCCACAGTGGGCACGATTAGCGACATCGGCGCTCGCTTGCGACTGTTGTTCTCCCGGGTTGGCGAACCAGCCGCTGGCTACTCCCATGCTTACAGCTTTAACGACCCCGCTGGTATGTGTCCCCATTGTCAAGGGCTTGGCATCGCGGCCACAGTAGTGGAATCCGAGCTGATCGACTTCAGCCGCTCCCTCAACGAAGGAGCGATCACCTTTCCCGCGTTCAAACCAGGTACGTGGCTGTGGAAAGCCTATGCCAAGTCCGGGTTTTTTGACCCAGACATGAAGATCATCGACTACCCGACCGATCTCCGTGAACTGTTCCTCCACGCACCGGCCGGCGAGCACACCCCGCCAGCCGGAATGGACGCGGTCGGCACCTCCTATGAAGGCATCCTTACCCGGTTCAACCGTATCTACCTGCAACGCGAGCCCGACTCGTTCAAAGGCGCCCAGCGCGAGGCGTTCGAGCGGATCGTCTCGCGCGGGCTTTGCCCCGAATGCCACGGCTCCCGACTCGCCGCGCCCGCCCGAGCCAGTCTCATCAATGGCAAGTCCATCGCCGACCTCAACGCGATGCAGATCAGCGACCTCGCCGAGCACGTCGCGAAGATCGACGGCGAAAATGTGGCGCCCCTGGTCACGAACCTGTGTGTCCACTTGGAGCGGATGATGACGCTGGGCCTGGGTTACCTTAGCCTTGACCGCGCCACCTCTACCCTTTCTGGGGGCGAGGCCCAACGAATTAAAATGGTCCGCCATCTCGGTAGCGCTTTGGCCGATATGCTCTACGTTTTCGATGAACCCACGGTGGGCCTGCATCCTCGCGATGTCGCTGCCTTGGGGCAGCTGCTTTTGGCGCTGCGAGATCGCGGCAACACCGTGCTCGTGGTCGAACATGATCCGGACATCATGGCCATTGCCGATCACATCATCGACCTGGGTCCCGGTGCCGGGACCACCGGTGGACAGATCATCTATCAAGGCGACTACGCGGGTCTCACCCAGGCCGACACGCCCACCGGATTCGGGTTGCGCGTCGATGCTCATGCTGCTAGACCCCGGCGTGAGCCTCACGGCTGGATTGACATCGTCGGGGCCACCACCAACAACCTCCGGGATGTCTCCACCGGTATCCCACGTGGGGTGATGACGACCGTGACGGGGGTGGCCGGGTCAGGGAAGTCCAGCTTGGTGCTCGGAAACCTCCCCACAGTCGAACCCGATGCGGTCGTGATCGACCAACGCCCTATCCGTGGGTCGCGTCGCTCTAATCCAGCCACTTTCACCGGCATGCTCAATCTCATTCGCGACGTGTTCGCCAAGTCCACCGGAGCTCCATCCGGGCTGTTCACCCCCAATTCCATTGGAGGATGCACCGCCTGTGAAGGCAACGGCGTTATCTATACCGACCTGGCCTTCATGGACGGCGTGGTCACTAGCTGCGAAGTGTGTCAGGGGCGGCGCTTCACCCCGCAAGCCCAAGAACATACTGTCGCTGGCGCGAACATCGCCGATGTGTTTGAGATGAGTGTCAAGGAAGCACTGGACTATTTCACCCAGCCCAAGATCACTCGTGTTTTGTCCCGGCTACACGACGTCGGGCTGGACTATCTCACTTTGGGACAGACGCTCACCAGCCTCTCCGGCGGCGAACGTCAGCGGCTCAAACTGGCGAACGAACTGGCCACCCCCGGCCGCACGATCATCCTCGACGAGCCAACCACAGGGCTGCACCTGGCCGATATCTCCCGCCTAGTCGGGCTGCTCGACCGGCTCATCGACGCCGGGTCGACGCTGGTGGTTATCGAGCACAACCTCGACATCATCGCCGCCGCCGATTGGATCATCGACATCGGCCCCGAGGCCGGACACGACGGCGGCCAGGTCATCTTCGAGGGCACCCCGGACCAGATGACCGTCGACAGCAACACCCACACCGCCGAACATCTTCGCCGCCACCTCGCTGGCCGATCACGCACTCCCGCCGCCATGTGA
- a CDS encoding TetR/AcrR family transcriptional regulator, protein MPKRTEVDELKLLGLLWRDSPASPRSGISTQSITALAVGLADREGLDAVTIRRLAQEAGVTAMALYPHIGGRAELVELMLDHVAGRTYEAITIPDGPDWRARVTAIAEANWASCQAHPWITDLATGRPVPGPGASRKYEIELSALDRIGLTEIQMEHTLTALLSLVQGTARATIALHRSREPGEEHDANWWAQIEPSLTSAIGDETRFPTASRVSGILGEQTGKANDPEGAYRRGVGLFIDGIANQLNRPSA, encoded by the coding sequence ATGCCCAAGCGCACAGAGGTGGATGAGCTAAAGCTGCTCGGGCTGCTCTGGCGGGACTCGCCAGCGAGCCCACGCAGCGGGATTAGTACTCAGAGCATTACCGCACTGGCAGTCGGTCTAGCCGATAGAGAGGGCTTGGACGCGGTGACGATCCGGCGGCTGGCCCAAGAAGCCGGCGTTACCGCTATGGCGCTGTATCCCCACATTGGTGGCCGTGCCGAATTGGTCGAGCTCATGCTTGACCACGTCGCGGGCAGAACGTACGAGGCGATCACCATCCCTGACGGTCCCGACTGGAGGGCGCGTGTGACCGCGATTGCGGAAGCGAACTGGGCCAGTTGCCAAGCCCATCCTTGGATTACCGACCTGGCCACCGGCCGCCCTGTCCCCGGGCCGGGGGCCTCCCGAAAGTACGAGATCGAGTTGAGTGCCTTGGATCGAATCGGACTGACCGAGATTCAAATGGAGCACACGCTTACCGCGTTGCTGTCATTGGTACAGGGAACCGCTCGCGCCACCATTGCGCTCCACCGCTCCAGAGAGCCGGGGGAAGAGCACGACGCCAACTGGTGGGCGCAAATTGAGCCATCCTTGACCAGTGCCATTGGTGACGAGACCCGGTTTCCCACCGCTTCGCGCGTCTCGGGCATCCTCGGAGAACAAACCGGCAAGGCTAATGACCCAGAAGGTGCCTACCGGCGTGGTGTGGGCTTGTTTATCGACGGCATCGCGAATCAGCTCAATCGTCCCAGCGCCTGA
- a CDS encoding fluoride efflux transporter FluC, whose amino-acid sequence MSEKLTTQELRESEPGITEKTNPRPGPRDLGLVALGGAAGSLLRYGFDIFLPFDGDIAWSVLVVNVCGAFLLGALITILTLNGPDRGPRRDLRLLLGTGLLGGYTTYSMLALDVSASLLQGHILTAVGYAMATLVLGALAGWGGIVAAQWWRSRR is encoded by the coding sequence TTGAGTGAGAAACTGACCACGCAAGAGCTGCGCGAGTCCGAACCGGGGATCACTGAAAAGACCAATCCCCGACCTGGGCCGCGTGACCTTGGCCTAGTCGCCCTCGGCGGGGCGGCCGGATCGCTCCTTCGTTACGGGTTCGACATTTTCCTCCCCTTCGACGGTGATATCGCCTGGAGCGTCTTGGTCGTCAATGTCTGCGGGGCGTTCCTACTAGGAGCTTTGATCACCATTCTGACGCTGAACGGCCCAGACCGTGGGCCCCGGCGTGACCTGCGATTGCTGCTGGGGACGGGCTTGCTGGGCGGTTACACCACCTACAGCATGCTGGCCCTAGACGTGTCCGCCTCGTTGCTCCAAGGCCACATCCTCACAGCGGTCGGATACGCCATGGCGACTCTCGTGCTAGGTGCCCTGGCCGGTTGGGGCGGAATCGTGGCCGCGCAATGGTGGAGGTCACGACGATGA
- a CDS encoding fluoride efflux transporter FluC produces the protein MNEFVLAASVGITGGCGAALRYLVDQSLTEILGARFPWGTMIVNLTGSLALGLLAGVVSGGPWFTILAMGLLGGYTTFSTANLEMLRLVREKRYAASLLHGPGMLLGCTALAVVGILITSG, from the coding sequence ATGAATGAGTTTGTGCTGGCCGCCAGCGTCGGTATCACCGGCGGGTGCGGCGCGGCCCTGCGTTACCTGGTGGATCAGAGCCTGACCGAGATTCTCGGTGCCCGTTTTCCCTGGGGCACCATGATCGTCAACCTCACCGGCTCCCTTGCGCTTGGCCTGCTCGCGGGCGTCGTCTCCGGTGGACCCTGGTTCACCATCCTCGCCATGGGGCTATTGGGCGGATACACCACCTTCAGCACCGCGAACCTAGAGATGCTGCGCCTAGTGCGGGAAAAACGATACGCCGCTTCCTTGCTCCACGGCCCCGGAATGCTCCTGGGCTGCACGGCCTTGGCCGTGGTCGGGATTCTCATCACCAGCGGCTGA
- a CDS encoding glycerol-3-phosphate dehydrogenase/oxidase has product MRTKISWPRSRAGQLSPQRRERDLRSLRNETYDVLVIGGGVTGAGAAVDAASRGLKTALVESRDFAAGTSSRSSKLIHGGLRYLEQLNFALVHEALTERGLLAESIAPHLVRPLPFLVPLNNVVQRGYYGAGVALYDLLATAKSRGRGGMPWHRHLSKRQTQEVFPHLRSDLHGSIRYFDGQVDDARFVTTLARTAASLGAAVTASVEAVGLLQTPSGRVRGIKAFDVESGEYFEIRAKSVISAAGVWSDDIAALTEQPVGIRVQASKGVHLVLPRSAIDGDMGIISKTRWSVLFIIPWGEQWIIGTTDTPWHLNRSHPAASASDVAYLLEQTNMLLNKQITIKDVAGVYAGLRPLLRGETDSTSQLSREHAVVQPAPGLVLVAGGKFTTYRVMAADAVDAAVPTAPPSGTDRLPLLGADAYHYYWQRRSKLARHYNQSVPMIEHLLQRYGCLTPQVLRLSVEQPQLARPVKGAEEYLRAEIVYAARSEGALHLEDVLTRRTRISVETPDRGIEAAADAADLMGAVLNWDEKTREREIDAYHERVAAERRSQQQPTDDAAEAARLAAVEIRRVRPLATSEAS; this is encoded by the coding sequence GTGCGTACCAAAATTTCGTGGCCTCGATCCCGTGCCGGTCAGCTCTCGCCGCAACGCAGGGAGCGCGACTTGCGGTCTTTGCGCAACGAGACCTATGACGTCCTGGTCATTGGCGGAGGTGTCACTGGGGCCGGGGCGGCTGTGGACGCGGCCAGTCGTGGCTTGAAGACCGCTCTGGTGGAGTCGCGCGATTTCGCCGCTGGGACCTCCAGCCGCTCCAGCAAGCTCATTCACGGTGGACTGCGCTATCTCGAACAGCTCAATTTCGCTCTCGTGCATGAGGCGCTGACCGAGCGGGGCCTGCTGGCTGAAAGCATCGCTCCGCATCTGGTGCGGCCCTTGCCGTTCCTCGTTCCCTTGAACAATGTGGTGCAGCGGGGCTATTACGGCGCGGGAGTGGCGCTGTATGACCTCTTGGCCACGGCGAAGAGCCGTGGGCGGGGCGGGATGCCGTGGCATCGGCACCTCTCGAAACGCCAGACCCAAGAAGTGTTCCCCCACTTGCGTTCCGACTTGCACGGTTCGATCCGCTACTTCGACGGCCAGGTCGACGACGCCCGGTTCGTGACGACGCTGGCGCGTACCGCCGCTTCACTGGGAGCCGCCGTGACCGCATCGGTGGAAGCGGTGGGGCTGCTACAGACCCCCTCGGGCAGGGTGCGTGGCATTAAGGCATTCGACGTGGAGTCGGGCGAGTACTTCGAAATCCGCGCCAAATCAGTCATCTCGGCGGCGGGCGTGTGGTCGGACGACATCGCCGCGTTGACCGAACAACCAGTCGGGATTCGGGTGCAGGCCTCCAAGGGAGTGCACCTAGTTTTGCCTCGTAGCGCCATCGATGGCGATATGGGCATCATTTCCAAGACTCGTTGGAGTGTGCTGTTCATTATTCCGTGGGGAGAGCAGTGGATCATCGGCACGACCGATACTCCCTGGCATCTCAACCGGTCGCACCCGGCAGCTTCGGCCTCCGACGTTGCCTACCTGCTCGAACAGACGAACATGTTGCTCAACAAGCAGATCACCATCAAGGACGTGGCCGGGGTGTATGCCGGGCTGCGGCCTCTGCTACGCGGCGAGACCGACTCGACCTCGCAGTTGTCGCGCGAGCACGCGGTGGTTCAGCCCGCTCCCGGGCTGGTGTTGGTGGCCGGTGGCAAGTTCACGACCTACCGGGTTATGGCCGCCGACGCGGTGGACGCGGCCGTACCGACCGCTCCGCCCTCGGGGACGGACCGTCTGCCGCTGTTGGGTGCTGACGCCTACCACTATTACTGGCAGCGGCGCTCCAAGCTGGCTCGCCATTACAACCAGAGCGTGCCGATGATTGAGCATTTGCTGCAGCGCTATGGGTGTCTGACGCCGCAGGTGTTGCGTCTGTCGGTGGAGCAGCCGCAGCTGGCGCGCCCGGTCAAGGGAGCCGAGGAGTATCTGCGGGCTGAGATCGTCTATGCGGCCCGGTCGGAGGGGGCGCTGCACTTGGAAGACGTGCTGACTCGGCGGACGCGCATCTCTGTGGAAACGCCCGATCGTGGAATCGAGGCGGCCGCAGACGCCGCCGACCTCATGGGCGCCGTGTTGAACTGGGACGAAAAAACCCGAGAGCGGGAAATCGACGCCTATCATGAGCGGGTCGCCGCCGAACGTCGTTCGCAACAGCAGCCCACCGACGACGCGGCCGAGGCCGCGCGCCTGGCTGCCGTCGAAATCCGTCGGGTGCGTCCCTTGGCGACCTCTGAGGCTAGCTAG
- the folB gene encoding dihydroneopterin aldolase, with protein sequence MDTTDTITLTGLRVHGRHGVFEFERQRGQDFIIDVVLTTSTAAAAASDNLADTIDYGALADSLAHIVAGEPVNLLETLAQRLADACLADPRVIDTTVTVHKPQAPIAHAFSDVAVTIRRSRAL encoded by the coding sequence GTGGACACCACCGACACCATCACGCTGACCGGCCTGCGAGTGCACGGACGACACGGCGTCTTCGAGTTCGAGCGACAACGCGGCCAAGACTTCATCATCGACGTCGTCCTCACCACCTCAACCGCCGCCGCTGCCGCCTCCGACAACCTCGCCGACACGATCGACTATGGCGCTTTGGCCGACAGCCTGGCCCATATCGTCGCCGGAGAACCGGTCAATCTACTTGAAACCCTCGCCCAGCGGCTCGCCGACGCCTGCCTGGCCGACCCGAGAGTTATCGACACGACAGTCACCGTGCACAAGCCGCAAGCACCCATTGCGCACGCGTTCTCCGACGTCGCCGTCACCATTCGCCGCTCGAGGGCACTATGA
- the folK gene encoding 2-amino-4-hydroxy-6-hydroxymethyldihydropteridine diphosphokinase — MSTVVLSLGANLGDREENLTEALDHLRPDLASDLYETPPWGEEDQPAYFNLTVICTRAGHTAHDWLSQAAKAEMRAGRLRDPQRPYGPRTLDVDIIAAWDDHGDPVLSNDPQLTLPHPRAHLRAFVLVPWLAIDPAAELPGVAKVRTLLRKPNLAADARSLRRLHPIWSNDHG, encoded by the coding sequence ATGAGCACCGTTGTTCTCAGCCTTGGAGCCAACCTCGGCGACCGGGAGGAAAACCTCACCGAAGCCCTCGACCACCTGCGGCCCGACCTGGCCTCCGACCTCTACGAAACCCCACCGTGGGGCGAGGAGGACCAACCGGCCTACTTCAACCTCACCGTCATATGCACCCGGGCGGGTCACACCGCGCACGACTGGCTCTCCCAGGCAGCCAAAGCCGAAATGCGCGCCGGGCGACTGCGCGACCCACAACGCCCCTACGGGCCGCGCACCCTCGACGTCGACATCATCGCCGCCTGGGACGACCACGGAGACCCCGTCCTCTCCAACGACCCCCAGCTGACCCTTCCCCACCCGCGCGCACACCTACGCGCCTTCGTCCTGGTCCCCTGGTTGGCTATCGACCCCGCCGCCGAACTGCCCGGGGTCGCAAAAGTGCGGACATTGTTGCGCAAACCGAATCTAGCTGCGGACGCGCGTTCCCTTCGCCGCCTTCACCCGATATGGTCGAACGATCATGGCTAA
- a CDS encoding DUF3180 domain-containing protein, which yields MANQEPQPTLRPTAYSTLVVCALAAGAITLGLVSRFYQNVPELAWYNPVALLILALVLANVAYMTRRRIRKPGEYAPVQPLQVARFAVLGKATAIGGALFFGAYSGFTIWAAVQAPLLDAAADDVPPGLFGVVACLMLTAAALWLERSCRIPDDEESDLTGQPRLERPKDNGE from the coding sequence ATGGCTAACCAAGAACCGCAACCGACCTTGCGACCGACCGCCTATTCCACGCTCGTCGTATGCGCGCTGGCCGCTGGAGCGATCACGCTCGGACTCGTCTCGCGCTTCTACCAGAACGTTCCCGAGCTGGCCTGGTACAACCCAGTCGCGCTGCTTATTTTGGCTCTCGTGTTGGCCAACGTGGCCTACATGACGCGCCGCCGTATCCGCAAGCCCGGAGAATACGCCCCAGTGCAGCCGCTGCAAGTGGCACGCTTTGCCGTCCTGGGCAAAGCCACCGCCATCGGCGGAGCGCTTTTCTTCGGTGCCTACAGTGGCTTCACCATATGGGCGGCGGTGCAGGCCCCACTGTTGGACGCGGCCGCCGATGACGTCCCACCTGGCCTATTCGGGGTGGTCGCCTGCCTGATGCTGACTGCCGCCGCATTGTGGCTGGAGCGTTCCTGCCGCATCCCCGATGACGAGGAGTCCGACCTCACGGGTCAGCCCCGCCTCGAGCGTCCTAAAGACAACGGAGAATAG
- a CDS encoding DeoR/GlpR family DNA-binding transcription regulator, whose protein sequence is MDRYARWNTLLEILAETGRITVEDAAKRLEVSQATIRRDFDQLSQQQMITRTRGGAVAGGISYDLPLRYKTAKNVEEKHRIGQAAAGLVGPGMVISLNGGTTITEVARALATRTDLVAAPGSTGLTVVTNALNIANELIVRPHLKVVVVGGVVRPQSYELIGPLAAPILREITLDIAFLGVDAVDVKLGATSHHEGEAAINALMAARARKIVVIADGSKIGGHAFARICSADRIHTLVTDYTAPRDHLREFEAVGIRVIQV, encoded by the coding sequence GTGGACCGCTACGCCCGGTGGAACACCTTGCTGGAGATTCTGGCCGAGACCGGCCGCATCACCGTGGAAGACGCCGCTAAACGCCTCGAAGTGTCGCAAGCGACCATCCGGCGTGACTTCGACCAGCTTTCACAACAGCAAATGATCACCCGCACACGCGGAGGCGCGGTCGCCGGAGGCATCTCCTATGACCTTCCCTTGCGGTACAAAACCGCCAAGAACGTCGAGGAGAAACACCGCATCGGGCAGGCCGCCGCCGGGCTCGTCGGGCCCGGCATGGTCATCTCCCTCAACGGCGGCACCACCATCACCGAAGTGGCGCGAGCCCTAGCCACCCGCACCGATCTCGTCGCCGCCCCCGGTTCCACCGGCCTGACGGTCGTCACCAACGCCTTGAACATCGCCAACGAACTCATCGTGCGCCCACACCTGAAAGTGGTCGTCGTCGGTGGCGTCGTCCGTCCCCAGTCCTATGAGCTGATTGGGCCGCTGGCTGCCCCCATCCTGCGAGAAATCACATTGGACATCGCGTTCTTGGGCGTCGACGCGGTAGACGTCAAGCTCGGCGCAACCTCACATCACGAAGGTGAAGCCGCGATCAACGCCCTCATGGCGGCGCGGGCCCGCAAGATCGTCGTCATCGCCGACGGCTCCAAGATCGGCGGGCACGCCTTTGCCCGCATCTGTTCGGCCGACCGCATCCACACCCTCGTGACCGATTACACCGCCCCTCGCGACCATTTGCGCGAGTTCGAGGCCGTGGGCATTCGCGTCATACAAGTGTGA
- the nagA gene encoding N-acetylglucosamine-6-phosphate deacetylase, giving the protein MSELSSQVNWPTVASVVTPDGVLTGAIVIEDGCVTRIEERQGEPQGWVVPGFVDIHCHGGGGHSLATGEAESARAARAFHLGRGTTSLVASLVSSPFDLMLKATEAYRPLVEEGTLAGIHFEGPYLAQSRCGAQNPQYLRDASVSELRQLVETGQGAVKMVTIAPERPGALEAIEFLASQGVVPSIGHTDATFEQTEEAIEAGAYAATHLFNAMRPFNHRDPGPIPALLDDGRVVAEIIADPVHLHPGTMRFAFNVSLPQWTVLVSDAMAATGLSDGDYELGGLEVTVKNGEARLTSDGSIAGSTITMLDAFRNAVNMAGQDVVSVSQMASATPAELLGLADVGTLEIGKRADAVWLGPDLELRGVMHRGQVQPLS; this is encoded by the coding sequence ATGAGCGAGCTATCTTCCCAGGTAAATTGGCCGACCGTGGCTAGCGTGGTGACGCCCGATGGCGTGCTCACGGGAGCAATCGTGATCGAAGACGGTTGTGTCACGCGCATTGAGGAGCGCCAAGGCGAGCCGCAGGGGTGGGTGGTGCCTGGATTTGTCGATATCCACTGCCACGGCGGGGGCGGGCACTCGCTGGCCACCGGCGAGGCCGAATCGGCGCGGGCCGCCCGGGCCTTCCACCTCGGTCGCGGCACGACCTCGTTGGTCGCTTCCCTGGTCTCTTCGCCGTTTGACCTGATGCTCAAAGCCACCGAGGCATATCGGCCCCTGGTGGAGGAGGGCACGCTGGCCGGAATCCACTTCGAGGGCCCCTATCTGGCCCAGAGCCGCTGTGGGGCCCAGAATCCGCAATATTTGCGCGACGCCTCGGTGAGCGAACTTCGCCAGTTGGTCGAGACTGGGCAGGGGGCGGTGAAAATGGTGACGATTGCGCCGGAACGCCCCGGTGCCTTGGAGGCGATCGAGTTCTTGGCCTCCCAGGGGGTGGTGCCCTCGATCGGGCATACCGATGCGACGTTTGAGCAAACCGAGGAGGCCATCGAGGCGGGGGCCTATGCCGCGACGCATTTGTTCAACGCGATGCGGCCGTTCAACCACCGCGACCCCGGCCCCATTCCGGCGTTGTTGGACGATGGCCGAGTGGTCGCGGAGATCATCGCCGACCCGGTGCATTTGCACCCGGGGACCATGCGGTTCGCGTTCAATGTTTCCCTTCCGCAGTGGACGGTGTTGGTCTCCGACGCGATGGCGGCGACCGGACTATCCGATGGCGACTACGAGCTGGGCGGCCTGGAAGTCACGGTAAAGAATGGAGAGGCGAGACTTACCTCCGACGGTTCCATTGCCGGGTCGACCATCACGATGTTGGACGCCTTCCGCAACGCGGTGAATATGGCTGGCCAGGATGTTGTCTCGGTGTCTCAGATGGCCTCGGCGACCCCGGCGGAGCTGTTGGGCTTGGCCGATGTGGGCACACTCGAGATCGGTAAGCGTGCCGACGCGGTGTGGTTGGGGCCCGATTTGGAGCTGCGCGGGGTGATGCATCGCGGGCAGGTCCAGCCGCTGTCGTGA